A region of Paractinoplanes abujensis DNA encodes the following proteins:
- a CDS encoding DHA2 family efflux MFS transporter permease subunit codes for MTAVLEAPAPHRRNRRPLAAVLAAVGIPTFMVTLDNLVVSTALPVIRTDLNASLADLQWFVNAYTLPFAAFLLTAAALGDRLGRRRMFIAGLVVFTLASAAAALSAEAWQLTAARAVQGLGGAAVAPLALTLLAEAVPGRLRTAAVGIWGGISGLGVAVGPVVGGAVVEGLDWHWIFWLNVPIGVVAVVLALTVLGESRGGARRLDPLGLLLSAAGMLLVIWGVVDGPERGWTSGRILAMLIGGGALLAAFVLWQARNPHPMLPLRLFRSRGFSLVNTVTLTFSAGAFGSVFLLAQFFQVVQGLSPLDAGLRTLPWTAAPMIVAPLAGLFGDRIGQRALIFTGQLFLAAGVLWIALATSTTVTYGSLITAFLLAGIGMGLTFAPISTVALASVTEQDRGVASGVNNTIREAGVAAGVAVLASIFSSYGGYTSLQSFVDGLRPAVVVGAAIVAAGALVALGLPRRNHP; via the coding sequence ATGACCGCCGTACTCGAGGCGCCCGCACCACATCGGCGCAACCGCCGCCCGCTCGCCGCGGTGCTGGCCGCCGTCGGCATCCCGACCTTCATGGTCACGCTGGACAACCTGGTCGTCAGCACGGCGCTACCGGTGATCCGCACCGACCTGAACGCCTCGCTGGCCGACCTGCAGTGGTTCGTCAACGCCTACACGCTGCCGTTCGCGGCCTTCCTGCTCACCGCGGCCGCGCTGGGCGACCGCCTCGGCCGGCGTCGCATGTTCATCGCCGGCCTGGTCGTCTTCACCCTGGCCTCGGCCGCCGCCGCCCTGTCGGCCGAAGCCTGGCAGCTCACCGCGGCCCGGGCGGTCCAGGGCCTCGGCGGGGCCGCGGTCGCCCCGCTGGCCCTGACACTGCTGGCCGAGGCGGTGCCGGGCAGACTCCGTACGGCGGCCGTCGGCATCTGGGGTGGCATCAGCGGACTCGGCGTAGCAGTCGGCCCGGTCGTGGGCGGCGCGGTCGTCGAGGGCCTGGACTGGCACTGGATCTTCTGGCTGAACGTCCCGATCGGCGTCGTGGCCGTCGTGCTCGCCCTGACCGTGCTCGGCGAGTCCCGCGGGGGTGCGCGCCGGCTCGACCCGCTGGGCCTGCTGCTCTCCGCGGCCGGCATGCTGCTGGTGATCTGGGGCGTGGTCGACGGACCCGAACGCGGCTGGACCTCGGGCCGCATCCTGGCCATGCTGATCGGCGGCGGCGCGCTGCTGGCCGCGTTCGTGCTCTGGCAGGCCCGCAACCCGCACCCCATGCTGCCGCTGCGCCTGTTCCGCTCCCGCGGCTTCAGCCTGGTCAACACGGTCACCCTGACCTTCTCGGCGGGCGCCTTCGGCTCGGTGTTCCTGCTGGCCCAGTTCTTCCAGGTCGTGCAGGGCCTGAGCCCGCTCGACGCCGGTTTGCGCACGCTGCCCTGGACGGCCGCCCCGATGATCGTGGCCCCGCTGGCCGGCCTCTTCGGCGACCGCATCGGCCAGCGCGCCCTGATCTTCACCGGTCAGCTGTTCCTGGCCGCCGGCGTCCTCTGGATCGCCCTGGCCACCAGCACCACGGTCACCTACGGCAGCCTGATCACCGCGTTCCTCCTGGCCGGCATCGGCATGGGCCTGACGTTCGCCCCGATCAGCACCGTCGCCCTGGCCAGCGTCACCGAACAGGACCGCGGCGTGGCCTCCGGCGTCAACAACACGATCCGCGAGGCCGGGGTGGCCGCCGGCGTGGCCGTCCTGGCCTCCATCTTCAGCTCGTACGGCGGCTACACCAGCCTGCAGTCCTTCGTCGACGGCCTCCGCCCCGCAGTCGTCGTCGGCGCCGCCATCGTCGCCGCGGGCGCCCTGGTCGCCCTCGGCCTGCCCCGCCGCAACCACCCCTGA
- a CDS encoding TetR/AcrR family transcriptional regulator has product MTRTRLTAEERQEQLIAAAVQAFSQNGYAGTTTDQVARLAGVSQPYVIRLFRTKQELFLAAVQHAGARIEAKWRAAAEREATLESLGQAYKELLEEPELTSMLLHGFAAAGDPAIGDPVRACFGGLYEVVRELTGATDEEASDFFAFGMLLTCMGAMRLVGPDAVPPQPWARGLLSTFGKK; this is encoded by the coding sequence GTGACCCGAACCCGCCTCACCGCAGAGGAACGCCAGGAGCAGTTGATCGCGGCCGCCGTCCAGGCGTTCAGCCAGAACGGCTACGCCGGCACGACGACGGATCAGGTGGCCCGCCTGGCCGGCGTCTCCCAGCCGTACGTGATCCGCCTGTTCCGCACGAAGCAGGAGCTGTTCCTGGCCGCCGTCCAGCACGCGGGCGCCCGCATCGAGGCCAAGTGGCGCGCGGCGGCCGAGCGCGAAGCCACCCTGGAGAGCCTCGGCCAGGCGTACAAGGAACTGCTCGAAGAGCCGGAACTGACCAGCATGCTGCTGCACGGGTTCGCGGCCGCGGGGGATCCGGCGATCGGCGACCCGGTGCGGGCCTGCTTCGGCGGCCTGTACGAGGTGGTGCGCGAGCTCACCGGGGCCACCGACGAGGAGGCGAGCGACTTCTTCGCCTTCGGCATGCTGCTGACCTGCATGGGCGCTATGCGGCTGGTGGGGCCGGACGCGGTGCCCCCGCAACCGTGGGCCCGGGGGCTGCTGTCCACCTTCGGCAAGAAGTGA
- the folP gene encoding dihydropteroate synthase codes for MAIVNRTPDSFHDRGSTFALGKALEAVDAAAAAGADWIDVGGVPFAPGPDVSAAEELERVLPVVEAAKSRCVVSVDTFRPEVAAEVIKAGAGVVNDTSGLRDPAMAEVVAGTDAQLVICHSLAAPRTLWPSPQYDDVTADIQKFLRDRVALALDRGVRPGQIIIDPGHDLNKNTLHTLELTRRLDEIAAVGYPLLAAVSNKDFIGETLDVPQHERLAGTLAAVVFCVLRGARIVRVHDVRATVDAVRMTEAMLGWREPAYLRHNM; via the coding sequence ATGGCGATCGTCAACCGGACACCCGACTCTTTTCACGATCGCGGCAGCACGTTCGCGCTCGGGAAGGCGCTGGAGGCGGTCGACGCCGCGGCCGCGGCCGGGGCCGATTGGATCGACGTCGGCGGGGTGCCGTTCGCGCCCGGCCCCGACGTCTCGGCGGCCGAGGAACTCGAACGGGTGCTGCCCGTCGTGGAGGCGGCCAAGTCACGCTGCGTGGTCTCGGTCGACACGTTCCGGCCCGAGGTCGCGGCCGAGGTGATCAAGGCGGGGGCCGGGGTCGTCAACGACACGTCGGGGCTGCGTGACCCGGCGATGGCCGAGGTCGTCGCGGGCACCGACGCGCAGCTGGTGATCTGTCACAGCCTGGCCGCCCCGCGCACGCTGTGGCCGAGCCCGCAGTATGACGACGTCACCGCCGACATCCAGAAGTTTCTGCGCGACCGGGTGGCGCTGGCGCTCGACCGCGGCGTGCGGCCCGGGCAGATCATCATCGATCCCGGTCACGACCTGAACAAGAACACTCTGCACACGCTGGAGCTGACCCGGCGGCTGGACGAGATCGCCGCGGTCGGCTACCCGCTGCTGGCCGCCGTGAGCAACAAGGACTTCATCGGCGAGACGCTCGACGTGCCGCAGCACGAGCGCCTGGCCGGCACGCTGGCCGCGGTGGTCTTCTGCGTCCTGCGCGGCGCCCGGATCGTGCGGGTGCACGACGTGCGGGCCACGGTCGACGCCGTACGCATGACGGAGGCGATGCTGGGTTGGCGGGAGCCCGCCTACCTCCGGCACAACATGTAG
- a CDS encoding phage holin family protein produces the protein MTAPNQHHRIDDEEVAETSVGEMIGNISNDLSQLFRQEVELAKAELKQEASKAGKAGGMLGGAAFAAYLAVVLLSFALVFALDAVMPAGWAALIVAVLWGVIGGVLYVVGKNKLKTVDPMPRRTVDTLKEDAQWLKNPTG, from the coding sequence ATGACCGCTCCCAACCAGCACCACCGCATCGACGACGAAGAGGTCGCCGAGACCTCGGTCGGCGAGATGATCGGCAACATCAGCAATGACCTGTCGCAGCTGTTCCGGCAGGAGGTCGAGCTGGCCAAGGCCGAGCTCAAGCAGGAGGCGTCCAAGGCCGGCAAGGCCGGCGGGATGCTCGGCGGCGCCGCGTTCGCCGCCTACCTGGCCGTCGTGCTGCTCAGCTTCGCGCTGGTGTTCGCGCTCGACGCCGTCATGCCCGCGGGCTGGGCGGCGCTGATCGTCGCCGTCCTGTGGGGCGTCATCGGTGGCGTCCTCTACGTAGTCGGAAAGAACAAGCTCAAGACCGTCGACCCGATGCCGCGCCGCACCGTCGACACGCTCAAGGAGGACGCCCAATGGCTGAAGAACCCGACCGGCTGA
- a CDS encoding DUF3618 domain-containing protein, producing MAEEPDRLRQQIENTRASLTRDVDLLATKTSPSKVAQRRWTAVKEKVMGTSSSVSSTVGDKASSVGHSVSDTASSVGSTVSDKASQVSDVAGEKAHQAADAVRNAPQAVASQTQGNPLAAGIIAFGVGLLASTLIPVTDAEKRAGQQIKDNSGDLTEKVKDVAAELKDDLSGSAQQALGEVKSTAQDAVQTTKDTAQSNAQDVKEQARSAAS from the coding sequence ATGGCTGAAGAACCCGACCGGCTGAGGCAGCAGATCGAGAACACCCGGGCGTCGCTCACCCGCGACGTCGACCTGCTGGCCACCAAGACGAGCCCGTCCAAGGTCGCGCAGCGGCGCTGGACGGCGGTGAAGGAGAAAGTGATGGGCACCAGCTCCTCGGTGAGCTCCACCGTGGGTGACAAGGCGTCGTCGGTCGGCCACTCGGTGAGCGACACCGCGTCGTCGGTGGGCAGCACCGTCAGCGACAAGGCGTCGCAGGTCAGCGACGTGGCGGGGGAGAAGGCGCACCAGGCGGCGGACGCCGTGCGCAACGCCCCGCAGGCGGTCGCCTCGCAGACGCAGGGCAACCCGCTCGCGGCCGGAATCATCGCGTTCGGCGTGGGCCTGCTGGCCTCCACCCTGATCCCGGTGACCGACGCCGAGAAGCGTGCGGGTCAGCAGATCAAGGACAACAGCGGCGACCTGACCGAGAAGGTCAAGGACGTGGCCGCCGAGCTCAAGGACGACCTGTCCGGCTCCGCGCAGCAGGCCCTGGGCGAGGTCAAGTCGACCGCGCAGGACGCCGTGCAGACCACCAAGGACACCGCGCAGTCCAACGCGCAGGACGTGAAGGAGCAGGCCCGGTCGGCCGCTTCCTGA
- a CDS encoding TIGR03557 family F420-dependent LLM class oxidoreductase yields the protein MKLGYKLAAEAFGPKELIRQAVRAEQAGFDFVEISDHYHPWLDVQGHSPFAWNVLSAIAVQTERLELATGVTCPTVRYHPAIVAQAAATLAIISDNRFTLGIGAGERLNEHIVGQGFPSVRGRHERLVEALDIINLLWSGGYQSYEGKHLQLEDAQVFDLPDKLPVIAVAAGGKRAAELAATHGTGLFATEPREDLVSTYAGAGGKGPKYAEVSVAWAPSAEEAVKAAHETTRWAVTGWKVMSELPNPVNFEAASATVRPEDIAEQFAVGPDPEAYVKSVREYTEAGFDHIVLMNAGPDPDGFLDFFAKELKGRL from the coding sequence ATGAAACTCGGATACAAGCTGGCCGCCGAGGCCTTCGGACCCAAGGAACTGATCCGGCAGGCCGTGCGGGCCGAGCAAGCCGGCTTCGACTTCGTCGAGATCAGCGATCACTACCACCCGTGGCTGGACGTGCAGGGGCACTCGCCGTTCGCGTGGAACGTGCTCAGCGCCATCGCCGTGCAGACCGAGCGGCTCGAACTGGCCACCGGAGTCACCTGCCCGACCGTGCGCTACCACCCGGCCATCGTCGCGCAGGCCGCGGCCACCCTGGCCATCATCTCGGACAACCGCTTCACGCTCGGTATCGGCGCCGGCGAGCGGCTCAACGAGCACATCGTGGGTCAGGGCTTCCCGAGCGTACGGGGACGGCACGAACGCCTGGTGGAGGCGCTCGACATCATCAACCTCCTCTGGTCGGGCGGCTACCAGTCGTACGAGGGAAAGCATCTGCAGCTGGAGGACGCGCAGGTGTTCGACCTGCCCGACAAGCTGCCGGTGATCGCCGTGGCGGCCGGCGGCAAGCGGGCCGCCGAGCTGGCCGCGACCCACGGGACCGGATTGTTCGCCACCGAGCCGCGCGAGGACCTGGTCTCCACATACGCGGGGGCCGGCGGTAAGGGCCCCAAGTACGCCGAGGTCTCCGTGGCGTGGGCGCCCAGCGCGGAAGAGGCCGTCAAGGCCGCGCACGAGACCACCCGCTGGGCGGTGACCGGCTGGAAGGTGATGTCGGAGCTGCCCAACCCGGTCAACTTCGAGGCCGCATCGGCCACCGTCCGGCCCGAGGACATCGCCGAGCAGTTCGCCGTCGGACCCGACCCCGAGGCGTACGTGAAATCGGTGCGTGAATACACCGAGGCCGGCTTCGACCACATCGTGCTGATGAACGCGGGCCCCGACCCGGACGGTTTCCTCGACTTCTTCGCCAAGGAGCTGAAGGGCCGCCTGTAG
- a CDS encoding putative bifunctional diguanylate cyclase/phosphodiesterase — protein sequence MSVSAARTPGVRRVRAGAAALILLVLVGQVVAVSVPERRAGLTMACLVLLNVAGALFAVRAARRGDRVAWLLVATGELLTTATNTSMGRATATGAQAWFWIGSTCGITASVVFAAALLAFPAQRARGWQRAALAGEAVAVLGCGFMYLWYFDLRPLLDRPTDWSRWPLLAGFPVGDLLVLMGLSAVVLRGGLNAGSRPVALLTVGFSIAVFSDAAFGAIGDDGNHSTGPLTATLAGIVASLCITLAAMWQSAANGHAGAPRRPWAPAWFSYLPYAAVGAALALMVTVTLHQGQIRTWGGLVLGLILVTAGVAARQIVSLHDSRQHETIDPLTGLVNRVGLNRRLTQALRRGEPIALLLIDLDGFKAVNDSYGHNTGDLLLLEFAATLRANVRGSDLACRIGGDEFVVLQHAVTGEGDVTALARRIQAAAAGNPIRAGERTVTARASIGAALATAGEDGDELRHRADIAMYQAKRAGRHELVIHRPGMLDRRADDAALGQDLEAAVNSGQLRVLYQPMIELATGVPVGAEALVRWHHPVRGVVAPLDFIPIAEQTGAITDVGLYVLEQACREALNWAGDAYVSVNLAARQMQDPALVPAVLDVLDRTGLSPGRLILEITESAIVDDRVAIPAIEELRRHGIRFAIDDFGTGYSSLQYLSRLPADTLKVDRSFVAELDNDGKDSAITEAIIRLADILDLSTVAEGIETPEQAAELRRLGCHTGQGFLYARPLPPDDVRRYFSERRVTADSSHG from the coding sequence GTGAGTGTCAGTGCAGCGCGGACGCCGGGTGTGCGCCGGGTGCGAGCCGGGGCGGCCGCGCTGATCCTGCTGGTGCTGGTGGGGCAGGTCGTGGCCGTGAGCGTGCCGGAACGGCGGGCCGGGCTCACCATGGCCTGCCTCGTGCTGCTCAACGTGGCCGGGGCGCTGTTCGCGGTGCGGGCCGCGCGCCGCGGCGATCGCGTCGCCTGGCTGCTGGTGGCCACGGGGGAGCTGCTCACCACGGCCACCAACACGTCGATGGGCCGGGCCACGGCGACCGGGGCGCAGGCCTGGTTCTGGATCGGCTCGACGTGCGGCATCACCGCCTCCGTGGTGTTCGCGGCGGCTCTGCTGGCGTTCCCCGCGCAACGCGCCCGCGGCTGGCAGCGCGCGGCCCTGGCCGGCGAGGCGGTCGCCGTGCTCGGCTGCGGGTTCATGTACCTCTGGTATTTCGACCTGCGACCGCTGCTGGACCGGCCCACCGACTGGTCGCGCTGGCCGCTGCTGGCCGGCTTCCCGGTCGGCGACCTCCTGGTGCTGATGGGCCTGAGCGCGGTCGTCCTGCGCGGCGGCCTCAACGCCGGCAGCCGGCCGGTCGCGCTGCTCACCGTCGGCTTCAGCATCGCCGTCTTCTCCGACGCGGCCTTCGGCGCCATCGGGGACGACGGCAACCACTCGACCGGCCCGCTGACGGCCACCTTGGCCGGAATCGTGGCCTCGCTCTGCATCACCCTGGCCGCGATGTGGCAGAGCGCGGCGAACGGCCATGCGGGCGCACCACGGCGGCCGTGGGCGCCGGCCTGGTTCTCCTATCTGCCGTACGCGGCGGTCGGCGCCGCGCTGGCCCTGATGGTGACGGTCACCCTGCACCAGGGGCAGATCCGCACGTGGGGCGGCCTGGTGCTGGGCCTGATCCTGGTCACGGCCGGGGTGGCCGCCCGGCAGATCGTCTCGCTGCACGACAGCCGCCAGCACGAGACCATCGACCCGCTCACCGGGCTGGTCAACCGGGTCGGCCTGAACCGGCGGCTCACCCAGGCCCTGCGCCGCGGCGAACCGATCGCGCTGCTGCTGATCGACCTGGACGGGTTCAAGGCCGTCAACGACAGCTACGGCCACAACACCGGCGACTTGCTCCTGCTGGAGTTCGCGGCCACGTTGCGGGCCAACGTGCGCGGCAGCGACCTGGCCTGCCGGATCGGCGGCGACGAATTCGTCGTCCTGCAGCACGCCGTCACCGGCGAGGGCGATGTGACCGCGCTGGCCCGGCGCATCCAGGCCGCCGCGGCGGGCAACCCGATCCGGGCCGGGGAACGCACCGTCACCGCCCGCGCCAGCATCGGCGCCGCCCTGGCCACGGCGGGCGAGGACGGCGACGAGCTGCGCCACCGGGCCGACATCGCGATGTACCAGGCCAAGCGGGCCGGTCGGCACGAGCTGGTGATCCACCGGCCCGGCATGCTGGACCGCCGGGCCGACGACGCCGCCCTGGGCCAGGACCTGGAGGCCGCGGTGAACAGCGGCCAGCTGCGGGTGCTCTATCAGCCCATGATCGAGCTGGCCACGGGCGTACCGGTCGGGGCCGAGGCGCTGGTGCGGTGGCACCACCCCGTCCGCGGTGTCGTCGCCCCGCTGGACTTCATCCCCATCGCCGAGCAGACCGGGGCCATCACCGACGTCGGCCTGTACGTGCTCGAACAGGCCTGCCGGGAGGCGCTGAACTGGGCCGGTGACGCGTACGTGAGCGTCAACCTGGCCGCCCGGCAGATGCAGGACCCCGCGCTGGTGCCGGCCGTGCTCGACGTGCTCGACCGCACCGGCCTGAGCCCCGGGCGGCTCATCCTGGAGATCACCGAGTCCGCCATCGTCGACGACCGGGTGGCCATCCCCGCCATCGAGGAACTGCGCCGGCACGGCATCCGCTTCGCCATCGACGACTTCGGCACCGGCTACTCGTCGCTGCAGTACCTCTCGCGCCTGCCCGCCGACACCCTCAAAGTCGACCGCAGTTTCGTGGCCGAGCTGGACAACGACGGCAAGGACTCGGCCATCACGGAAGCCATCATCCGGCTGGCCGACATCCTGGACCTGTCGACCGTGGCCGAAGGCATCGAGACGCCCGAACAGGCGGCCGAGCTGCGCCGCCTGGGCTGCCACACCGGCCAAGGTTTCCTGTACGCCCGTCCGCTGCCCCCCGATGACGTGCGGCGATACTTCAGTGAGCGGAGAGTGACGGCGGATTCCTCGCACGGATGA
- a CDS encoding glycosyltransferase family 2 protein → MTTTPHILRTGIETDDVTVVVATRNRGERLLETFPHHRAPAILIDNGSDSPPPALPGARIVQLGENRGAAARNVGVELARTPFVAFADDDSYWTPGALARAAELMRQHPRAALLAARVLVGPQGREDPVSAEMAASPLGTPPGAAGPSVLGFLACSIIVRRDAFLAVGGFEPRLFVYGEEALLAMDLAAAGHQLSYVEELVVRHFPRPGGRDNGARARTEARNQVLTAMLRRPVGVAARTLGAALVTNPRGAVDALRQVGWARRHRRPLPPEVEADLQTLGTTRHP, encoded by the coding sequence GTGACGACAACCCCCCACATACTCCGTACGGGCATCGAGACCGACGACGTGACGGTCGTGGTGGCCACCCGCAACCGGGGCGAACGCCTGCTCGAGACGTTCCCGCACCACCGCGCCCCCGCGATCCTGATCGACAACGGCTCCGACTCGCCCCCGCCCGCCCTGCCCGGCGCCCGGATCGTCCAGCTCGGCGAGAACCGGGGGGCCGCGGCCCGCAACGTCGGCGTCGAGCTGGCCCGTACGCCCTTCGTGGCCTTCGCCGACGACGACTCCTACTGGACCCCGGGCGCGTTGGCCCGCGCGGCCGAACTGATGCGGCAACACCCGCGGGCGGCCCTGCTGGCGGCGCGTGTGCTCGTCGGCCCGCAAGGGCGCGAGGACCCCGTGTCGGCGGAGATGGCGGCGTCACCACTGGGCACGCCGCCGGGGGCCGCGGGGCCGTCGGTGCTCGGATTCCTGGCCTGTTCGATCATCGTCCGGCGGGACGCATTCCTCGCGGTCGGCGGCTTCGAGCCGCGCCTGTTCGTGTACGGCGAGGAGGCGCTGCTGGCTATGGACCTGGCCGCGGCCGGACATCAACTGTCGTACGTGGAGGAACTGGTCGTGCGGCACTTCCCACGGCCGGGTGGGCGGGACAACGGTGCGCGGGCCCGGACCGAGGCGCGCAACCAGGTGCTGACCGCGATGCTGCGGCGGCCGGTCGGGGTGGCCGCTCGAACACTGGGGGCGGCCCTCGTCACGAACCCGCGCGGGGCGGTGGATGCCCTGCGGCAGGTGGGATGGGCCCGCCGCCACCGGCGGCCGTTGCCCCCCGAGGTCGAAGCTGATCTGCAGACCCTGGGGACAACTCGGCACCCGTGA
- a CDS encoding aldehyde dehydrogenase family protein, translated as MFEVQHYVSGTWSAGNSGRKLTVLNPADDTPVTSMAVADEEDVAAAVRAAREAAAGWASTAPGARAAALHAAADAVTAAAGELAEIMQAEMGKPVDGARESIMAGVGTLRQYAELGPTHRGRTLAGNDEAIDLMAYQPRGVVAVITPWNDPVAVSCGLLGAALVTGNTVVYKPSERTPATGWRLAQLLAPHFPDGVFGLLNGDGPVGAALASAAVDVVAQVGSTATGRSIAAACARTGAKALLENGGSDPVIVDADVDPAWAAAQVALGAFVNSGQICVAVERVYVHEAIAPAFLDALATEAAAWEPQIGPLVDRRLRDTVDDQVQQAVKAGARVLRGGAAPAGPGAFYPPTVLADCTDDMAVVREETFGPVAPVVTVDSFEEGLKRAADSPYGLAATVLTTSMSHAQQAWRHLPAGTVKVNAVFGGAPGGAAHPRRGSGQGFGYGPELLDEMTVMKAVHIEAPPQGW; from the coding sequence ATGTTCGAGGTTCAGCACTATGTCTCCGGAACGTGGTCGGCAGGCAATTCCGGCCGGAAACTGACTGTTCTCAACCCGGCCGACGACACCCCCGTGACATCGATGGCGGTCGCTGACGAGGAAGACGTCGCGGCGGCCGTCCGGGCGGCCCGCGAAGCCGCCGCGGGCTGGGCGAGCACCGCCCCCGGAGCCCGCGCGGCGGCCCTGCACGCGGCGGCCGACGCCGTGACCGCGGCAGCCGGCGAACTGGCCGAGATCATGCAGGCCGAGATGGGCAAACCCGTCGACGGCGCCCGCGAATCGATCATGGCCGGGGTGGGGACGCTGCGGCAGTACGCCGAGCTGGGCCCGACCCACCGGGGCCGCACCCTGGCCGGCAACGACGAGGCGATCGACCTGATGGCGTACCAGCCGCGCGGCGTCGTCGCCGTGATCACGCCGTGGAACGACCCGGTCGCGGTGTCGTGCGGCCTGCTCGGCGCGGCCCTGGTCACCGGCAACACGGTCGTCTACAAGCCCAGCGAACGCACCCCCGCCACCGGCTGGCGCCTGGCCCAGCTGCTCGCCCCGCACTTCCCCGACGGCGTGTTCGGCCTGCTCAACGGCGACGGCCCGGTCGGCGCGGCGCTGGCCTCAGCCGCCGTCGACGTGGTGGCCCAGGTCGGCTCGACCGCCACCGGCCGCTCCATCGCCGCGGCCTGCGCCCGTACGGGAGCGAAAGCTCTGCTCGAGAACGGCGGCAGCGACCCCGTGATCGTGGACGCCGACGTCGACCCGGCCTGGGCCGCGGCGCAGGTCGCGCTGGGCGCCTTCGTCAACTCGGGCCAGATCTGCGTGGCCGTCGAACGCGTCTACGTGCACGAGGCGATCGCCCCCGCCTTCCTCGACGCGCTGGCCACCGAAGCAGCAGCCTGGGAACCCCAGATCGGCCCCCTGGTCGACCGGCGCCTGCGCGACACCGTCGACGACCAGGTGCAACAGGCCGTCAAAGCAGGCGCCCGCGTACTCCGCGGCGGCGCGGCGCCGGCCGGTCCCGGAGCGTTCTACCCCCCGACCGTGCTGGCCGACTGCACCGACGACATGGCCGTGGTGCGCGAAGAAACCTTCGGCCCGGTCGCGCCGGTCGTCACCGTCGACTCGTTCGAGGAGGGCCTGAAACGGGCCGCCGACTCCCCGTACGGCCTGGCCGCCACCGTGCTGACCACGTCGATGAGCCACGCCCAACAGGCCTGGCGCCACCTCCCGGCCGGCACCGTGAAGGTCAACGCCGTCTTCGGCGGGGCCCCCGGCGGCGCCGCCCACCCCCGGCGAGGCAGCGGCCAGGGCTTCGGCTACGGCCCCGAACTGCTGGACGAGATGACCGTCATGAAGGCCGTCCACATCGAAGCCCCACCCCAGGGCTGGTGA